One genomic window of Prochlorococcus sp. MIT 0801 includes the following:
- a CDS encoding glycosyltransferase family 39 protein: protein MKSLTKPFYPTSIQRRRGLLCILFIGLIIFVWQLGTTGLVDETPPLFAAASRAMAETGNWFTPQVNGLPRFDKPPLVYWLMGLGFSIPGNISWDPLGTWAARLPSALSTIFLMLVLGDTMMKYPQEENNFNRRTAVITALVFALSPLVIIWGRIAVSDALLCSTLGICLILKWRRFANPEGEAWWLSWIFLSFAVLTKGPVALVLSALTILFFSLFQNNLLGILKILKVIPGLFLVFIISSPWYLIELLIEGKPFLNSFFGYHNLQRFTSVVNSHGEPWWFFLIVLCIASLPLTPFLLISIWKNFYNVSKWSRRVIKKPEKSLFEFSFFWLIAVFVFFTISATKLPSYWLPATPAASVLISLSLTNNVKEEFLKSLAWKFTIFLSILFSIFLFSSKLWIQLLNDPEIPNFSEELTNSFLIEKSGFIFLLLAVLGIIFSSRKIYGKLLILQIPIALSHFLIVLPTFDLADRLRQLPLRQASELLLNSQNRNEPLVMVGAMKPSIHFYTNQVIVFEGRSKNAFVNVSDRLKNEKRRGWKGRPIYGFNGSETTLLLIDKRSVEKSYWQGLNPEVLGKFGVYSVWRLDREIIERRANLLKTDGVRSTWKNPRPERF, encoded by the coding sequence TTGAAAAGCTTAACTAAACCTTTTTACCCAACTTCAATACAAAGAAGACGTGGTCTTCTTTGTATTTTATTTATTGGATTAATAATTTTTGTTTGGCAATTAGGGACAACAGGTTTAGTTGATGAGACACCACCTTTGTTTGCTGCAGCCAGTCGAGCCATGGCTGAAACGGGTAATTGGTTTACTCCTCAAGTAAATGGATTACCTCGATTTGACAAGCCTCCTTTGGTTTATTGGTTGATGGGACTGGGATTTTCAATCCCAGGGAATATTTCTTGGGACCCTTTAGGGACATGGGCTGCAAGGCTTCCTTCTGCATTATCAACAATTTTTTTAATGCTTGTTTTAGGGGACACAATGATGAAATATCCCCAAGAAGAAAATAATTTCAATAGAAGAACCGCAGTTATTACTGCGCTGGTATTTGCGTTGTCGCCTTTGGTAATAATTTGGGGAAGAATTGCTGTAAGTGATGCACTCCTTTGCAGCACTTTAGGAATTTGCTTAATTCTTAAATGGAGAAGATTCGCTAATCCAGAAGGAGAAGCTTGGTGGTTGTCTTGGATTTTTTTGTCATTTGCAGTTTTAACTAAAGGTCCTGTCGCTTTGGTTTTATCAGCATTAACAATTTTATTTTTTTCCTTATTTCAAAATAATTTGCTCGGAATTTTAAAAATATTGAAAGTAATTCCAGGACTTTTTCTTGTTTTTATTATTAGTTCTCCTTGGTATTTAATTGAATTATTAATAGAGGGAAAACCCTTCTTAAATAGTTTTTTTGGGTATCATAATCTTCAAAGATTCACATCAGTAGTAAATTCTCATGGGGAGCCTTGGTGGTTTTTTTTAATAGTTTTATGTATTGCTTCTTTACCACTTACTCCATTTTTATTAATAAGTATTTGGAAGAATTTTTACAATGTATCTAAATGGTCTAGAAGAGTTATTAAAAAACCAGAAAAGTCATTATTTGAGTTTTCATTTTTTTGGTTAATAGCTGTATTTGTTTTCTTTACTATTTCAGCTACCAAGCTACCGAGCTATTGGCTTCCTGCTACACCGGCAGCATCAGTTTTAATATCACTTTCCTTAACCAATAATGTTAAAGAGGAATTTTTAAAATCTTTGGCTTGGAAATTTACAATATTTTTATCAATACTCTTTTCCATATTTCTCTTCTCTTCAAAGCTATGGATTCAGCTTCTTAATGATCCTGAGATTCCAAACTTCTCAGAAGAATTAACCAATAGCTTTTTAATTGAAAAGTCTGGTTTTATTTTTCTTTTACTTGCTGTTCTAGGAATCATATTTTCCTCTAGAAAAATATATGGAAAACTATTAATTTTGCAAATCCCTATAGCTTTATCTCATTTCCTGATTGTGTTACCAACTTTTGATTTGGCAGATAGATTAAGACAACTCCCCTTAAGACAAGCTTCAGAATTACTTTTAAATTCCCAAAATAGAAACGAGCCTTTAGTAATGGTAGGAGCTATGAAGCCCTCAATTCATTTTTATACTAATCAAGTAATTGTTTTTGAAGGTAGATCTAAAAATGCTTTTGTAAATGTTTCAGATCGACTTAAAAACGAGAAGAGAAGAGGCTGGAAAGGAAGGCCAATATATGGATTCAATGGCTCAGAAACTACACTTTTACTTATTGATAAAAGATCAGTGGAAAAATCTTATTGGCAAGGACTTAATCCAGAAGTCTTAGGTAAGTTTGGTGTTTATAGCGTTTGGAGACTTGATAGAGAAATTATTGAAAGACGAGCTAACTTGTTGAAAACAGATGGTGTTAGATCTACTTGGAAAAATCCTAGACCAGAGAGATTTTAA
- a CDS encoding glycosyltransferase family 4 protein, which produces MIKKQLKLILVSTPIGYLGSGKGGGVELTIVSLIKGLISLGHKIILIAPKGSKLPFESELLEIRLIDGVDQPSWQHQNREDPVLIPSKSVLPKLWEEVIDIANESDAVINFAYDWLPLWLTKTQSIKIFHLISMGAESIVMKETISEISELFPFRLAFHTKRQSKDYFLKTDPIIVGNGFDTDDYLFNKNENGPLGWAGRIAPEKGLEDAVKVANDLGEKLLVWGLIEDKEYASKIENTFTKKIIEWKGFLPTKKFQEQLGGCRALINTPKWNEAYGNVIVEAMACGVPVIAYDLGGPGELIEDGFNGFLVKPNDIEGLMKATKSISEIKRKNCRAWFEKKATSKVFAERVENWLYKGLNKKISADFKD; this is translated from the coding sequence GTGATAAAAAAGCAATTAAAACTTATTCTTGTAAGTACACCTATAGGTTATCTGGGCAGTGGCAAAGGTGGAGGAGTTGAACTTACTATTGTTTCTCTTATAAAAGGATTAATTTCATTGGGTCATAAAATTATTTTAATTGCACCAAAAGGTTCAAAATTACCTTTCGAAAGTGAGTTGCTTGAAATAAGATTAATAGATGGAGTTGATCAACCTAGTTGGCAGCATCAGAATAGAGAAGATCCAGTTTTAATTCCTTCTAAAAGTGTCTTACCAAAATTATGGGAAGAGGTAATTGATATCGCAAATGAATCCGACGCAGTTATTAATTTTGCATATGATTGGCTTCCATTATGGTTAACAAAAACACAATCAATTAAAATATTTCACTTAATTAGTATGGGCGCTGAATCAATAGTAATGAAAGAAACTATTAGTGAAATAAGTGAATTATTTCCTTTTCGGCTGGCTTTTCATACTAAAAGACAATCTAAAGATTATTTTTTAAAAACTGATCCAATTATCGTTGGAAATGGTTTTGATACGGATGATTATTTATTCAATAAAAATGAGAATGGACCATTAGGTTGGGCTGGAAGAATCGCGCCAGAGAAAGGTTTAGAAGATGCAGTAAAAGTTGCGAATGATTTGGGTGAAAAATTATTAGTTTGGGGACTTATAGAAGATAAAGAATATGCATCAAAAATTGAAAATACCTTCACAAAAAAAATTATTGAATGGAAAGGATTTCTTCCAACGAAGAAATTTCAGGAACAACTAGGAGGATGTAGAGCGTTGATAAACACGCCTAAATGGAATGAAGCCTACGGCAATGTTATTGTTGAAGCGATGGCTTGTGGTGTTCCTGTAATTGCATATGATCTGGGAGGACCAGGAGAATTGATCGAAGATGGATTCAATGGCTTTTTGGTTAAACCCAATGATATTGAAGGATTGATGAAAGCAACAAAATCAATCTCAGAAATCAAAAGAAAAAATTGTAGAGCTTGGTTTGAAAAAAAAGCCACTAGCAAAGTCTTTGCAGAAAGAGTGGAGAATTGGCTTTATAAAGGCTTAAATAAGAAAATCTCAGCAGACTTTAAAGATTAA
- a CDS encoding DMT family transporter, whose product MFVIWNWFLMILPFALWGTSMAAMAPLVNTAGPEIVASLRLLPAGLAVLASVPFLKRSWNISKDDLVWFLVFTLIDATLFQIFLAKGLMETGAGLGSVLIDSQPLMVALLARILFGDAINPIGWIGLVLGLVGIICLGVPTELLGNWFLLGNFESGSNFLSHGEVWMICAATSMALGTVLIRFACRNSDPVAVTGWHMVLGSVPLIVWHVFDKNWPLFPDWSAFEWTLMSYSSLFGSALAYGLFFWFASRKELTSFSTLAFLTPVFALITGGIWLGERLFLLQWIGVVLVLISVLFVSQRRRFWGNKSDNELIKEA is encoded by the coding sequence ATGTTTGTCATTTGGAATTGGTTTTTGATGATTTTGCCTTTCGCTCTTTGGGGGACCTCAATGGCGGCGATGGCACCTTTGGTTAATACCGCGGGACCTGAGATTGTAGCCTCACTAAGGCTTTTGCCTGCTGGTCTAGCAGTTTTAGCTTCAGTTCCTTTCTTGAAGAGGAGTTGGAATATTTCAAAAGATGATTTGGTGTGGTTTTTAGTATTTACTTTGATTGACGCAACCCTTTTTCAGATTTTTCTAGCCAAAGGGTTAATGGAAACTGGCGCAGGATTGGGTTCTGTTCTTATAGATTCCCAACCTTTGATGGTTGCTTTGTTAGCAAGAATTTTGTTTGGAGATGCAATTAATCCAATTGGATGGATTGGCTTGGTGCTTGGCTTGGTTGGAATAATTTGTCTTGGAGTACCTACTGAGTTACTAGGAAATTGGTTTTTACTTGGCAACTTTGAATCAGGAAGTAATTTTTTAAGCCATGGAGAAGTATGGATGATATGCGCAGCAACCTCGATGGCTTTAGGGACGGTGCTTATTCGATTTGCTTGCAGAAACAGTGATCCTGTTGCTGTAACTGGATGGCACATGGTTCTGGGAAGTGTTCCTCTTATCGTTTGGCATGTTTTCGATAAAAACTGGCCATTGTTTCCAGACTGGTCTGCTTTTGAATGGACTTTGATGTCTTATTCAAGTTTGTTTGGTAGCGCATTGGCCTATGGATTATTTTTTTGGTTTGCAAGTCGAAAAGAATTAACAAGCTTTAGCACCCTTGCATTTTTAACGCCTGTATTTGCCTTGATTACTGGCGGTATTTGGTTGGGAGAGAGACTTTTTCTCCTTCAATGGATTGGAGTAGTTTTGGTTTTAATATCAGTACTATTTGTAAGTCAGAGACGAAGATTCTGGGGGAATAAAAGTGATAATGAATTAATAAAAGAGGCTTAG
- the sppA gene encoding signal peptide peptidase SppA: MIWPLRRKSKKRMARICIEGPINSETRKIVLKALKQIEEREFPALLLRIDSPGGTVGDSQEIHSALLRLREKGCHVVASFGNISASGGVYIGVGAEKIVANPGTITGSIGVILRGNNLSKLLEKVGIKFETVKSGIYKDILSPDRPLSTEERALLQSLIDSSYEQFVLAVSKGRNLTPEVVKSFADGRVFTGEQAKEFGLVDEIGDENDAKLLAIKIANLDEKTKPITFGKTKKKLLGFLPGGKIIHNLANALNLELEGNGQILWLFKP, encoded by the coding sequence ATGATTTGGCCCTTGAGACGAAAATCCAAAAAGAGGATGGCACGAATCTGTATTGAAGGTCCTATCAATTCAGAAACTCGGAAAATTGTTCTAAAAGCATTAAAGCAAATTGAGGAAAGAGAGTTTCCAGCACTATTACTTCGCATTGATAGCCCTGGGGGAACAGTTGGTGATAGCCAAGAAATCCATAGTGCTCTCTTGAGGCTAAGAGAGAAAGGTTGTCATGTTGTAGCTAGTTTTGGCAATATCTCAGCTTCAGGTGGAGTCTATATAGGTGTAGGTGCTGAAAAAATTGTTGCAAACCCAGGAACAATAACAGGATCTATTGGTGTGATTTTAAGAGGAAACAACCTATCAAAGTTATTAGAAAAGGTTGGTATTAAATTCGAGACTGTAAAAAGTGGAATCTATAAAGACATTCTTTCCCCTGATCGCCCTTTATCAACAGAAGAGAGAGCTCTTCTACAATCTTTAATTGATAGCAGTTACGAACAATTTGTTTTAGCAGTTTCAAAAGGAAGAAATTTAACCCCAGAAGTGGTTAAGAGTTTTGCCGATGGAAGAGTTTTTACTGGAGAGCAAGCTAAAGAATTTGGGTTGGTAGATGAAATAGGTGATGAGAATGATGCAAAACTACTTGCTATAAAAATTGCAAACCTAGATGAAAAAACAAAACCCATAACATTTGGTAAAACCAAAAAGAAATTATTAGGGTTTTTACCTGGAGGAAAAATAATCCACAATCTTGCAAATGCATTAAACCTTGAGTTGGAGGGGAATGGACAGATCCTTTGGCTCTTTAAGCCATGA
- the aroH gene encoding chorismate mutase encodes MNCQNELTYLCALRGATTCENNSVESITTAVEELLVELVSRNNLIPDQIISITFSVTSDLDACFPASIARKNTGWEKIALLDCQQMFVKDDLPKCIRLLAYVSLPNEQIPKNPYLGKAKNLRPDR; translated from the coding sequence ATGAATTGTCAAAATGAATTGACTTATCTGTGTGCATTGAGGGGTGCAACGACTTGTGAAAACAATTCTGTTGAGTCAATCACTACTGCGGTAGAGGAATTGCTAGTTGAATTAGTTTCTAGAAATAATTTGATCCCAGATCAAATTATTTCTATTACTTTCTCCGTAACATCAGACTTAGATGCTTGTTTCCCCGCTTCTATTGCTAGAAAAAACACTGGCTGGGAAAAAATCGCTCTTTTAGACTGCCAGCAAATGTTTGTTAAAGACGACTTACCAAAATGTATTCGTCTACTTGCTTATGTTTCTTTACCAAACGAGCAAATACCCAAAAATCCTTATCTTGGTAAAGCAAAAAATTTGCGTCCAGACAGATAA
- a CDS encoding DUF2808 domain-containing protein, whose protein sequence is MYKKKLLSAVKKSFFIGFSAFLFGTGSSILAPQASASPGFFEYQWDPEPGYKRLKYYQSSSERNERSTYYFFLRGQERKEDIKKLTIAVPDYFEAKIKIKKLNFCKVNVGGYTSRTRCIENIPSIFKVNDKQTIIEILPEKPIPYNKDNYALVMKIFNPRKRGMFQFRALSQNTDEIPISTYLGTWNIDVQ, encoded by the coding sequence ATGTACAAGAAAAAATTATTATCCGCTGTCAAGAAAAGTTTTTTTATTGGATTTTCAGCTTTTTTATTTGGAACAGGGTCTTCTATTTTAGCTCCACAAGCTTCGGCATCCCCAGGTTTCTTTGAATACCAATGGGATCCAGAGCCTGGATATAAAAGACTTAAATATTATCAATCATCCTCTGAAAGAAATGAAAGATCTACTTATTACTTCTTCCTTAGAGGCCAAGAAAGAAAAGAAGATATTAAAAAATTGACGATTGCAGTTCCTGATTATTTTGAAGCAAAAATCAAGATAAAAAAATTAAATTTCTGCAAAGTAAATGTTGGTGGCTATACATCCAGGACTCGTTGCATTGAAAATATTCCTTCTATATTTAAAGTTAATGATAAACAAACTATTATTGAAATCCTCCCAGAAAAACCGATTCCATACAATAAGGATAATTACGCTTTAGTAATGAAAATTTTCAATCCCAGAAAAAGAGGTATGTTTCAATTCCGAGCGTTATCCCAAAATACTGATGAAATTCCTATCTCAACATATTTAGGGACTTGGAACATAGACGTACAGTGA
- the rpmH gene encoding 50S ribosomal protein L34 gives MTKRTFGGTSRKRKRVSGFRVRMRSHTGRRVVRTRRKRGRSRLTV, from the coding sequence ATGACAAAAAGGACCTTTGGAGGAACGAGTAGAAAAAGAAAAAGAGTTTCTGGTTTCAGAGTGAGAATGAGATCTCATACTGGAAGGAGAGTTGTAAGGACTCGAAGAAAACGTGGAAGATCACGTTTAACTGTCTAA
- the rnpA gene encoding ribonuclease P protein component yields the protein MVLPKHMRLKGHRCFDFIYKEGSRFYSSSMVLRVTNAKTKPQVKGNKSKTRPSIKCAISISNKVSKKSVTRNKLRRLFHHHLSLRLSNMTSDKEIWAFISLKPSCMKNSDSTLLKECDKLLTKAGITK from the coding sequence ATGGTTTTGCCAAAACATATGAGACTCAAAGGTCATAGATGCTTTGACTTCATCTATAAGGAGGGTTCAAGGTTCTACAGTTCCTCAATGGTTCTCAGAGTTACAAATGCAAAGACAAAACCTCAAGTCAAAGGAAATAAATCAAAAACAAGGCCCTCTATAAAATGTGCCATATCAATAAGCAATAAAGTAAGTAAAAAATCAGTTACGAGAAATAAGCTTCGACGGTTATTCCACCATCATTTGTCATTAAGACTTTCTAATATGACCAGTGATAAAGAGATTTGGGCTTTTATTTCTTTAAAGCCCTCTTGCATGAAAAATTCCGACAGCACTTTGCTTAAGGAGTGTGACAAACTACTCACTAAGGCTGGAATAACAAAATGA
- a CDS encoding PH domain-containing protein, giving the protein MTISPNEDIFYEGGPASSDLIINLMAGITLIGLPFTFGALVRALWVRYKITTRRISVTGGWLGRDKTQVVYSQISEIRAIPRGLGSYGDMVLVLKDGARLEMRSLPNFRETESYILEKIEKSPTNNPDKEVQGFSN; this is encoded by the coding sequence ATGACAATTAGTCCCAACGAAGACATTTTTTACGAAGGTGGTCCTGCGAGCAGCGACCTAATAATAAATTTAATGGCTGGGATAACACTTATTGGTCTCCCTTTTACTTTTGGAGCCCTGGTTAGAGCCCTGTGGGTTAGATACAAAATAACGACTCGTAGAATATCCGTTACTGGTGGATGGCTAGGTAGGGATAAAACTCAAGTTGTTTACAGTCAAATTTCTGAGATAAGAGCTATTCCAAGAGGTCTAGGATCTTATGGTGATATGGTTTTAGTCCTTAAAGATGGAGCTCGCCTTGAGATGAGATCGCTTCCTAATTTTAGAGAAACAGAATCCTACATACTTGAAAAAATAGAAAAATCACCCACTAATAACCCCGATAAAGAGGTTCAAGGCTTTTCAAACTAA
- the yidC gene encoding membrane protein insertase YidC, which yields MIGFISDNLLIPILDFFYGLVPSYGLAIVALTIVIRLALFPLSAGSIRSARRMKIAQPVMQKRQAEIKSRYASNPQKQQEELGKLMGEFGSPLAGCLPLIVQMPILFALFATLRGSPFADVPYLVNIKVLPSDQIAAVEPKPFKTAKHSIFITEKNHFPVIAALPGGTKIGSGDSVKINLQTMNGDSYVNELQKYENGSKFSPSWKVTKGEDIVKVSSDGTVNALNPGDATVEAKIPGLAAKSGFLFIKALGNVGFYVDGAIHWDIAILVAGFGLTLVISQVLSGRGMPVNKQQSTANKITPVMITGMFLFFPLPAGVLLYMVIANIFQGLQTFLLSRESLPDNLQKILDDQLNQQDKSTVSIASEVISDSDRLPFEPKSNK from the coding sequence GTGATCGGGTTCATCTCTGACAATCTACTTATCCCGATCCTAGATTTTTTCTACGGATTAGTTCCAAGCTATGGACTAGCGATTGTCGCATTAACCATAGTTATCCGCTTAGCACTTTTTCCTCTTAGCGCTGGCTCTATTAGAAGTGCAAGAAGGATGAAGATAGCTCAACCTGTCATGCAAAAAAGACAAGCTGAGATAAAAAGCCGCTATGCAAGCAATCCTCAAAAGCAACAAGAAGAATTAGGAAAATTAATGGGTGAATTTGGAAGTCCCTTAGCTGGTTGCCTTCCTCTAATTGTTCAAATGCCAATATTATTCGCATTATTCGCAACTCTAAGAGGATCACCTTTTGCTGATGTACCTTATCTTGTCAATATCAAAGTTCTTCCATCAGACCAAATAGCCGCTGTAGAGCCCAAACCTTTCAAGACCGCAAAACACTCCATATTTATAACTGAAAAGAATCATTTCCCTGTTATCGCAGCTCTTCCTGGTGGTACAAAAATCGGTTCAGGTGATTCAGTTAAAATCAATCTGCAAACCATGAATGGAGATTCATATGTAAACGAATTGCAGAAATATGAAAATGGATCGAAATTTTCTCCTTCTTGGAAAGTCACGAAAGGGGAAGATATTGTAAAAGTCTCTTCTGATGGGACTGTGAATGCACTTAATCCTGGAGATGCGACCGTAGAAGCGAAGATCCCCGGTTTAGCAGCGAAAAGCGGATTCTTGTTTATAAAAGCATTAGGAAATGTTGGTTTTTATGTAGATGGCGCCATTCATTGGGATATTGCAATTTTAGTAGCAGGTTTTGGTTTAACACTCGTTATTTCTCAAGTGCTTTCTGGAAGAGGAATGCCTGTAAATAAACAACAATCCACAGCGAATAAAATCACACCGGTAATGATTACTGGAATGTTTTTATTCTTCCCTTTGCCTGCTGGTGTTTTGCTTTATATGGTCATTGCAAATATTTTTCAAGGGTTACAAACATTTCTCCTTAGCAGAGAATCCCTACCAGATAATTTGCAAAAAATACTTGATGATCAACTAAACCAACAAGATAAATCAACTGTTTCTATTGCTTCAGAAGTAATTTCTGATTCCGATAGGTTACCCTTTGAACCAAAAAGTAATAAATAA
- a CDS encoding AAA family ATPase: MSNWDEQLDLLIRARTPIIWIRSNEEERVETLLQNSTKRLSPRRLATWDYIDGISNVLNSNNLGSRQPMAVLEWLKKLDESSPTILLLKDFHHFCEDPGILRMLKNLTINLRSKPHSIIISSGLWSPSNDLEEDLTILDLPLPKENEIKTLLSNIAQASNSQLDENVLKELTNACGGLSESRIRKVAARALAQRGQISKKDLIEVLEEKRQSIARSEVLEYCKTNKSPNDVGGLQILKDWLKQRKQAFSEEAKDFGLPLPKGVLLVGPQGTGKTLVAKAIANSWSMPLLRLDVGRLFAGLVGASEARTRETIQRAEAMAPCILWIDEIDKAFGGDGRSDGGTSQRVLANILTWMSEKTSSVFLVATANGIDKLPPELLRKGRFDEIFMLELPSRNERHSILELHLQKRRPNLKIDLNAALDRTEGFSGAELEQSVIEAMYFAFAEKRELVEGDLILATSQLVPLSRTAREQLESLREWASSGRARASSPKLF, translated from the coding sequence ATGTCTAATTGGGACGAACAACTTGATCTACTAATTCGAGCTAGAACTCCAATTATTTGGATAAGGAGTAACGAAGAAGAAAGAGTTGAAACTCTTTTACAAAATTCTACTAAAAGGCTTTCTCCAAGAAGACTTGCAACTTGGGATTACATTGATGGAATCAGTAATGTTCTTAATTCCAATAATCTTGGGTCAAGGCAGCCAATGGCCGTCCTTGAATGGCTTAAAAAACTGGATGAAAGTTCTCCTACTATCCTTTTACTTAAGGATTTTCATCATTTTTGCGAAGATCCAGGCATTCTAAGAATGCTAAAAAATTTAACTATTAATCTTCGTTCCAAGCCTCATTCAATAATTATAAGTTCTGGATTATGGAGCCCCTCAAATGATTTAGAGGAAGATCTAACGATTCTTGATCTTCCACTACCCAAGGAAAATGAAATCAAGACTCTTTTATCAAATATTGCTCAAGCTAGTAATTCTCAATTAGACGAAAACGTTCTTAAGGAACTTACAAATGCATGTGGGGGTCTAAGTGAATCAAGGATCCGTAAAGTAGCCGCTAGGGCTCTTGCGCAAAGAGGTCAAATTAGTAAAAAAGATTTAATAGAAGTACTGGAAGAAAAACGCCAATCTATTGCGCGTAGTGAAGTGCTGGAATATTGCAAAACAAATAAGTCGCCAAATGACGTTGGTGGTTTACAAATATTGAAAGATTGGTTGAAGCAAAGAAAACAAGCCTTCTCCGAAGAAGCAAAAGATTTTGGATTGCCTTTACCTAAAGGTGTTTTATTAGTTGGTCCTCAAGGGACAGGAAAAACTCTAGTAGCGAAAGCAATAGCGAATAGCTGGTCTATGCCCTTGTTAAGACTTGATGTAGGCAGATTATTTGCTGGATTAGTAGGAGCCAGTGAAGCACGGACAAGGGAGACCATTCAGCGAGCCGAAGCTATGGCACCTTGCATTTTATGGATTGATGAAATTGACAAAGCTTTTGGCGGAGATGGGAGGAGTGACGGAGGCACCAGTCAGAGAGTGCTTGCAAATATTCTCACTTGGATGTCAGAAAAAACTTCTTCTGTTTTTCTTGTAGCCACTGCAAATGGAATAGATAAACTTCCTCCTGAACTACTTAGGAAAGGAAGGTTTGATGAAATTTTTATGCTGGAATTACCCTCTAGGAATGAAAGACATAGCATTCTTGAACTTCATCTTCAAAAACGAAGACCTAATTTGAAAATTGATTTAAATGCTGCTTTGGATAGAACAGAGGGATTCTCTGGTGCAGAATTAGAACAATCCGTTATCGAGGCAATGTACTTTGCATTTGCAGAGAAAAGAGAGCTTGTTGAAGGTGATTTAATTCTCGCCACAAGTCAACTAGTTCCTCTTTCAAGAACTGCAAGAGAACAACTTGAATCTCTAAGAGAATGGGCTTCTAGCGGAAGAGCAAGAGCTTCATCTCCAAAACTTTTTTAG
- the serS gene encoding serine--tRNA ligase has translation MIDQRLLRENPNLISEGLKSRGMDVDLGSLQKFCKDLKDLEEKRNSLQAQGNSIGKEVGQKIKEGLPHDSEEISNLRVKGNQIKKQVGIIEEEEKSISNKLNEQILCLPNLPEKNSLEGKNEKDNKELRRWGEPISGNTLKEHWEIANQLNLWDSERSSVIAKSRFVTLFKHAAKLERSLINFMLDLHIKKGYLEVLPPALVNTASLTGSGQLPKFAEESFRCADDDLWLTPTAEVPITSLHRGEIIPRDLLPLRYVAYSPCFRREAGSYGRDTRGLIRLHQFNKVELYWFSTPERSEEALEQITSDAESVLQELELPYRVIQLCTGDLGFSAKKTYDLEVWLPGANTFREISSCSNCGDFQARRSSIRTKDNNKKNILLHTLNGSGLAIGRTMAAILENGQQSDGSINLPKALIPYFGSNKLQPE, from the coding sequence GTGATAGATCAGAGACTTCTAAGAGAAAATCCTAACTTAATTTCGGAAGGGCTTAAATCAAGAGGAATGGATGTTGACTTAGGATCTCTACAAAAATTCTGCAAAGATCTTAAAGACCTAGAAGAAAAGAGAAATTCTCTACAAGCACAGGGGAATTCAATTGGAAAAGAGGTTGGACAAAAAATAAAAGAAGGACTTCCTCATGATTCTGAGGAGATTTCAAATCTTCGTGTTAAGGGCAATCAAATCAAAAAACAAGTTGGAATAATTGAAGAGGAAGAGAAATCAATTTCAAATAAATTAAATGAACAAATCCTTTGCTTACCTAATCTTCCAGAGAAGAATTCTCTGGAAGGAAAAAACGAAAAAGATAATAAGGAACTAAGAAGATGGGGAGAACCTATTTCAGGAAATACTTTAAAAGAGCATTGGGAAATTGCTAATCAATTGAACCTCTGGGATAGTGAGAGATCTTCTGTAATAGCAAAAAGTCGATTTGTAACCCTTTTTAAGCACGCTGCAAAACTTGAGAGATCACTTATAAATTTCATGCTTGATTTACATATTAAAAAAGGTTATTTAGAAGTTCTTCCTCCAGCTCTTGTTAACACAGCCAGTCTTACTGGTTCTGGACAGTTACCAAAATTTGCAGAAGAAAGTTTTCGATGTGCTGATGATGATTTGTGGCTGACTCCTACTGCTGAAGTTCCAATAACATCTCTCCATCGTGGAGAGATCATCCCTAGAGATTTGTTACCATTAAGGTACGTTGCTTATAGCCCTTGTTTCAGAAGAGAAGCGGGAAGTTACGGAAGGGATACTAGAGGTCTAATCAGACTTCATCAATTCAATAAAGTTGAACTATATTGGTTTTCTACTCCAGAAAGATCTGAAGAAGCTCTAGAACAAATCACATCTGATGCAGAATCTGTGTTGCAAGAACTTGAACTACCTTATCGAGTAATTCAACTCTGCACAGGAGACTTAGGTTTCTCAGCAAAAAAAACTTATGATTTGGAGGTTTGGCTTCCAGGTGCTAATACTTTTAGAGAAATATCTAGCTGCAGTAATTGTGGAGACTTTCAAGCTAGACGTTCATCAATACGAACAAAAGATAACAATAAAAAAAATATACTTTTGCATACATTAAATGGAAGTGGATTGGCTATAGGTCGCACTATGGCTGCGATTTTGGAAAATGGTCAACAAAGTGATGGAAGTATCAATTTACCAAAAGCCTTAATACCTTACTTCGGTTCGAACAAATTACAGCCAGAATAA